The following proteins are encoded in a genomic region of Oryctolagus cuniculus chromosome 6, mOryCun1.1, whole genome shotgun sequence:
- the OPLAH gene encoding 5-oxoprolinase isoform X1, with translation MGTPEGRFHFAIDRGGTFTDVFAQCPGGHVRVLKLLSEDPANYADAPTEGIRRILEQEGGVLLPRDRPLDTSRIASIRMGTTVATNALLERRGERVALLVTRGFKDLLHIGTQAREDLFDLAVPMPEVLYEEVLEVDERVVLYRGEPGAGAPVKGRTGDLLEVQQPVDLGALRGKLEGLLARGIRSLAVVLMHSYTWAQHEQQVGTLARELGFLHVSLSSEAMPMVRIVPRGHTACADAYLTPAIQRYVQGFRRGFQGQLKDVQVLFMRSDGGLAPMDAFSGSRAVLSGPAGGVVGYAATTYQLEGGQPVIGFDMGGTSTDVSRYAGEFEHVFEASIAGVTLQAPQLDINTVAAGGGSRLFFRSGLFAVGPESAGAHPGPACYRKGGPVTLTDANLVLGRLLPASFPCIFGPGEDQPLSPEASRKALEAVATEVNSFLTNGPCPASPLSLEEVAMGFVRVANEAMCRPIRALTQARGHDPSAHVLACFGGAGGQHACAIARALGMDTVHIHRHSGLLSALGLALADVVHEAQEPCSLPYTPDTFLQLDQRLSRLEEQCVEALQAQGFPRSQISTESFLHLRYQGTDCALMVAAHQHPPTARSPRAGDFGAAFVERYMREFGFVIPERPVMVDDVRVRGTGRSGLHLEDAPKAQTGPPRVDKMTQCYFEGGYQETPVYLLGELGYGHKLQGPCLVIDSNSTILVEPGCQAEVTERGDIRISVGAEAPSTVGTQLDPIQLSIFSHRFMSIAEQMGRILQRTAISTNIKERLDFSCALFGPDGGLVSNAPHIPVHLGAMQETVQFQIQHLGADLHPGDVLLSNHPSAGGSHLPDLTVITPVFWPGQTRPVFYVASRGHHADIGGITPGSMPPHSTMLQQEGAVFLSFKLVQGGVFQEEAVTEALRAPGKISGCSGTRNLHDNLSDLRAQVAANQKGIQLVGELIGQYGLDVVQAYMGHIQANAELAVRDMLRAFGTARQAQGLPLEVSAEDHMDDGSPIRLRVQINLNQGSAVFDFSSTGPEVFGNLNAPRAITLSALIYCLRCLVGRDIPLNQGCLVPVRVVIPPGSILDPSPEAAVVGGNVLTSQRVVDVILGAFGACAASQGCMNNVTLGNARVGYYETVAGGAGAGPGWHGRSGVHSHMTNTRITDPEILERRYPVILRRFELRPGSGGRGRFRGGDGVVRELLFREEALLSVLSERRAFRPYGLHGGKPGARGLNLLIRKDGRTVNLGGKTSVPVYPGDVFCLHTPGGGGYGDPEDPAPPPGSPPQPVAFPERGSVYEYRRAQEAV, from the exons ATGGGCACCCCGGAGGGCCGCTTCCACTTCGCCATCGACCGCGGAGGCACCTTCACGGACGTCTTTGCCCAGTGTCCAGGCGGGCACGTGCGGGTCTTGAAGCTGCTCTCGGAGGACCCTGCCAACTACGCAGACGCCCCGACCGAGGGCATCCGCAGGATCCTGGAGCAG GAGGGAGGCGTGCTGCTGCCCCGGGACCGGCCGCTGGACACCAGCCGCATTGCCAGCATCCGCATGGGCACCACAGTGGCCACCAACGCGCTGCTGGAGCGGCGAGGGGAGCGGGTGGCACTGCTGGTGACACGTGGCTTCAAAGACCTGCTGCACATCGGCACCCAGGCCCGTGAGGACCTGTTCGACCTG GCCGTGCCCATGCCCGAGGTGCTGTACGAGGAGGTCCTGGAGGTGGACGAGCGTGTGGTGCTCTACCGCGGAGAGCCGGGCGCCGGAGCACCTGTCAAAG GCCGCACAGGGGACCTGCTGGAGGTGCAGCAGCCTGTGGACCTGGGGGCCCTGCGCGGGAAGCTGGAGGGGCTCCTGGCGCGTGGCATCCGCAGTCTGGCGGTGGTGCTCATGCACTCCTACAC GTGGGCCCAGCACGAGCAGCAGGTGGGCACGCTGGCCCGGGAGCTGGGCTTCCTGCACGTGTCGCTGTCCTCGGAGGCCATGCCGATGGTGCGCATTGTTCCCCGGGGACACACGGCCTGCGCCGACGCCTACCTCACGCCTGCCATCCAGCGCTACGTGCAAGGCTTCCGCCGGGGCTTCCAGGGCCAGCTGAAG gacgTGCAGGTGCTGTTCATGCGCTCCGACGGCGGCCTGGCGCCCATGGACGCCTTCAGCGGCTCCCGCGCCGTGCTCTCGGGCCCTGCCGGCGGGGTGGTCGGCTACGCGGCCACCACCTACCAGCTGGAGGGCGGCCAGCCAGTCATCGGCTTTGACATGGGAG GCACGTCCACAGACGTGAGCCGTTACGCGGGGGAGTTTGAACACGTGTTTGAGGCCAGCATCGCCGGTGTCACCCTCCAGGCCCCCCAGCTGGACATCAACACGGTGGCAGCTGGAGGGGGCTCCCGCCTCTTCTTCAG GTCTGGCCTCTTCGCGGTTGGGCCCGAGTCTGCAGGtgcccaccccggccccgcctgCTACCGCAAAG GGGGCCCCGTGACACTGACAGATGCGAATCTGGTGCTGGgtcgcctgctgcctgcctccttcccctgcaTCTTTGGGCCGGGAGAGGACCAGCCACTGTCCCCGGAGGCCTCCCGCAAGGCCCTGGAGGCTGTGGCCACTGAGGTCAACAGCTTCCTGACCAACGGGCCTTGCCCGGCCTCCCCGCTgagcctggaggaggtggccatGGGGTTCGTGCGTGTAGCCAACGAGGCCATGTGCCGGCCCATCCGTGCACTCACCCAG GCGCGAGGCCACGACCCCTCAGCCCACGTGCTGGCTTGCTTTGGGGGAGCCGGTGGGCAGCATGCTTGCGCCATCGCCCGGGCCCTGGGCATGGACACTGTGCACATTCACAG GCACAGCGGGCTGCTGTCGgcgctggggctggccctggcggACGTGGTGCATGAGGCGCAGgagccctgctccctgccctacACGCCGGACACCTTCCTGCAGCTGGACCAGAGGCTGAGCCGGCTGGAGGAGCAGTGTGTGGAggccctgcaggcccagggcttCCCCAG GTCCCAGATCAGCACCGAGAGCTTCCTGCACCTGCGTTACCAGGGCACGGACTGCGCACTCATGGTGGCTGCCCACCAGCACCCGCCCACCGCCCGCTCCCCCCGCGCCGGCGACTTCGGGGCAGCCTTCGTGGAGAG GTACATGAGGGAATTCGGCTTTGTCATCCCCGAGCGACCGGTCATGGTGGACGACGTGCGGGTGAGgggcactggccgcagcggtctTCATCTTGAGGATGCCCCCAAAGCCCAGACCGGGCCTCCCCGGGTGGACAAG ATGACCCAGTGCTATTTCGAGGGGGGCTATCAAGAGACCCCCGTGTACCTCCTCGGAGAGCTGGGCTATGGCCACAAGCTCCAGGGGCCCTGCCTCGTTATTGACAGCAACAg CACCATCCTGGTGGAGCCAGGTTGCCAGGCAGAGGTGACCGAGAGAGGGGACATCCGCATCTCTGTGGGGGCCGAGGCCCCGAGCACAGTGGGCACCCAGCTCGACCCCATCCAGCTGTCCATCTTCTCTCACCGCTTCATGAGCATTGCTG AGCAGATGGGCCGCATCCTGCAGCGCACGGCCATCTCCACCAACATCAAGGAGCGCCTGGACTTCTCCTGCGCCCTCTTCGGGCCCGACGGAGGGCTGGTCTCCAACGCCCCCCACATCCCTGTGCACCTGGGCGCCATGCAGGAAACGGTGCAGTTCCAG ATCCAGCACCTGGGGGCTGACCTGCACCCCGGGGACGTGCTTCTGAGCAACCACCCCAGCGCAGGGGGCAGCCATCTGCCAGACCTCACCGTCATCACCCCG GTGTTCTGGCCGGGTCAGACGCGGCCTGTGTTCTACGTGGCCAGCCGTGGGCACCACGCGGACATTGGGGGCATCACCCCGGGCTCCATGCCCCCACACTCCACCATGCTGCAGCAGGAAGGCGCCGTCTTCTTGTCCTTTAAGCTGGTCCAGGGGGGCGTCTTCCAGGAGGAGG CGGTGACCGAGGCCCTGCGGGCGCCCGGCAAGATCTCTGGCTGCAGCGGAACCAGGAACCTGCACGACAACCTCTCGGATCTGCGGGCACAGGTGGCAGCCAACCAGAAGGGCATCCAGCTGGTGGGGGAGCTCATCGGGCAGTACGGCCTGGACGTGGTGCAGGCCTACATGGGCCACATCCAG GCCAACGCCGAGCTGGCCGTGCGCGACATGCTGCGAGCCTTCGGAACCGCCCGCCAGGCGCAGGGTCTGCCTCTCGAGGTGTCGGCCGAGGACCACATGGACGACGGCTCCCCCATCCGCCTCCGGGTGCAGATCAACCTGAACCAG GGCAGCGCCGTGTTTGACTTCAGCAGCACCGGGCCCGAGGTGTTCGGCAACCTGAACGCGCCGCGCGCCATAACGCTGTCGGCGCTCATCTACTGCCTGCGCTGCCTGGTGGGCCGCGACATCCCGCTCAACCAG GGCTGCCTGGTGCCGGTGCGTGTGGTCATCCCTCCCGGCTCCATCCTGGACCCGTCCCCGGAGGCGGCCGTGGTGGGCGGCAACGTGCTCACGTCGCAGCGCGTGGTGGACGTCATCCTGGGGGCCTTCGGGGCCTGCGCCGCCTCCCAG GGCTGCATGAACAACGTGACCCTCGGCAACGCTCGCGTGGGCTACTACGAGACGgtggcgggcggcgcgggcgccGGCCCCGGCTGGCACGGACGCAGCGGCGTGCACAGCCACATGACCAACACGCGCATCACCGACCCCGAGATCCTGGAGAGACG GTACCCGGTCATCCTGCGCCGCTTTGAGCTGAGGCCGGGCTCTGGGGGCCGAGGCCGCTTCCGCGGCGGCGACGGCGTGGTCCGCGAGCTGCTCTTCCGCGAGGAGGCTCTGCTGTCGGTGCTGAGCGAGCGCCGCGCCTTCCGGCCCTACGGCCTCCACG GGGGCAAGCCTGGCGCCCGGGGCCTGAACCTGCTCATCCGCAAAGACGGCCGCACGGTGAATCTGGGCGGAAAGACGTCGGTCCCCGTGTACCCCGGG GACGTGTTCTGCCTGCACACGCCCGGCGGCGGCGGTTACGGAGACCCGGAGGACCCCGCGCCGCCCCCGGGCTCGCCCCCGCAGCCCGTGGCCTTTCCTGAGCGCGGCAGCGTGTACGAGTACCGGCGGGCGCAGGAAGCCGTGTGA
- the OPLAH gene encoding 5-oxoprolinase isoform X4 has protein sequence MSLLSSYEGLRQEIQRLAQENEELRRLVQLLQENHELKLVLRSRGSSLGFCSSGFLAEVATSPRVPRRRTIKFKDADRVHPGLPVEEPLLDCSPTTMGTPEGRFHFAIDRGGTFTDVFAQCPGGHVRVLKLLSEDPANYADAPTEGIRRILEQEGGVLLPRDRPLDTSRIASIRMGTTVATNALLERRGERVALLVTRGFKDLLHIGTQAREDLFDLAVPMPEVLYEEVLEVDERVVLYRGEPGAGAPVKGRTGDLLEVQQPVDLGALRGKLEGLLARGIRSLAVVLMHSYTWAQHEQQVGTLARELGFLHVSLSSEAMPMVRIVPRGHTACADAYLTPAIQRYVQGFRRGFQGQLKDVQVLFMRSDGGLAPMDAFSGSRAVLSGPAGGVVGYAATTYQLEGGQPVIGFDMGGTSTDVSRYAGEFEHVFEASIAGVTLQAPQLDINTVAAGGGSRLFFRSGLFAVGPESAGAHPGPACYRKGGPVTLTDANLVLGRLLPASFPCIFGPGEDQPLSPEASRKALEAVATEVNSFLTNGPCPASPLSLEEVAMGFVRVANEAMCRPIRALTQARGHDPSAHVLACFGGAGGQHACAIARALGMDTVHIHRHSGLLSALGLALADVVHEAQEPCSLPYTPDTFLQLDQRLSRLEEQCVEALQAQGFPRSQISTESFLHLRYQGTDCALMVAAHQHPPTARSPRAGDFGAAFVERYMREFGFVIPERPVMVDDVRVRGTGRSGLHLEDAPKAQTGPPRVDKMTQCYFEGGYQETPVYLLGELGYGHKLQGPCLVIDSNSTILVEPGCQAEVTERGDIRISVGAEAPSTVGTQLDPIQLSIFSHRFMSIAEQMGRILQRTAISTNIKERLDFSCALFGPDGGLVSNAPHIPVHLGAMQETVQFQIQHLGADLHPGDVLLSNHPSAGGSHLPDLTVITPVFWPGQTRPVFYVASRGHHADIGGITPGSMPPHSTMLQQEGAVFLSFKLVQGGVFQEEAVTEALRAPGKISGCSGTRNLHDNLSDLRAQVAANQKGIQLVGELIGQYGLDVVQAYMGHIQANAELAVRDMLRAFGTARQAQGLPLEVSAEDHMDDGSPIRLRVQINLNQGSAVFDFSSTGPEVFGNLNAPRAITLSALIYCLRCLVGRDIPLNQGCLVPVRVVIPPGSILDPSPEAAVVGGNVLTSQRVVDVILGAFGACAASQGCMNNVTLGNARVGYYETVAGGAGAGPGWHGRSGVHSHMTNTRITDPEILERRYPVILRRFELRPGSGGRGRFRGGDGVVRELLFREEALLSVLSERRAFRPYGLHGGKPGARGLNLLIRKDGRTVNLGGKTSVPVYPGDVFCLHTPGGGGYGDPEDPAPPPGSPPQPVAFPERGSVYEYRRAQEAV, from the exons TTCACCCAGGGCTGCCGGTGGAAGAGCCCCTGCTGGACTGCAGCCCCACCACCATGGGCACCCCGGAGGGCCGCTTCCACTTCGCCATCGACCGCGGAGGCACCTTCACGGACGTCTTTGCCCAGTGTCCAGGCGGGCACGTGCGGGTCTTGAAGCTGCTCTCGGAGGACCCTGCCAACTACGCAGACGCCCCGACCGAGGGCATCCGCAGGATCCTGGAGCAG GAGGGAGGCGTGCTGCTGCCCCGGGACCGGCCGCTGGACACCAGCCGCATTGCCAGCATCCGCATGGGCACCACAGTGGCCACCAACGCGCTGCTGGAGCGGCGAGGGGAGCGGGTGGCACTGCTGGTGACACGTGGCTTCAAAGACCTGCTGCACATCGGCACCCAGGCCCGTGAGGACCTGTTCGACCTG GCCGTGCCCATGCCCGAGGTGCTGTACGAGGAGGTCCTGGAGGTGGACGAGCGTGTGGTGCTCTACCGCGGAGAGCCGGGCGCCGGAGCACCTGTCAAAG GCCGCACAGGGGACCTGCTGGAGGTGCAGCAGCCTGTGGACCTGGGGGCCCTGCGCGGGAAGCTGGAGGGGCTCCTGGCGCGTGGCATCCGCAGTCTGGCGGTGGTGCTCATGCACTCCTACAC GTGGGCCCAGCACGAGCAGCAGGTGGGCACGCTGGCCCGGGAGCTGGGCTTCCTGCACGTGTCGCTGTCCTCGGAGGCCATGCCGATGGTGCGCATTGTTCCCCGGGGACACACGGCCTGCGCCGACGCCTACCTCACGCCTGCCATCCAGCGCTACGTGCAAGGCTTCCGCCGGGGCTTCCAGGGCCAGCTGAAG gacgTGCAGGTGCTGTTCATGCGCTCCGACGGCGGCCTGGCGCCCATGGACGCCTTCAGCGGCTCCCGCGCCGTGCTCTCGGGCCCTGCCGGCGGGGTGGTCGGCTACGCGGCCACCACCTACCAGCTGGAGGGCGGCCAGCCAGTCATCGGCTTTGACATGGGAG GCACGTCCACAGACGTGAGCCGTTACGCGGGGGAGTTTGAACACGTGTTTGAGGCCAGCATCGCCGGTGTCACCCTCCAGGCCCCCCAGCTGGACATCAACACGGTGGCAGCTGGAGGGGGCTCCCGCCTCTTCTTCAG GTCTGGCCTCTTCGCGGTTGGGCCCGAGTCTGCAGGtgcccaccccggccccgcctgCTACCGCAAAG GGGGCCCCGTGACACTGACAGATGCGAATCTGGTGCTGGgtcgcctgctgcctgcctccttcccctgcaTCTTTGGGCCGGGAGAGGACCAGCCACTGTCCCCGGAGGCCTCCCGCAAGGCCCTGGAGGCTGTGGCCACTGAGGTCAACAGCTTCCTGACCAACGGGCCTTGCCCGGCCTCCCCGCTgagcctggaggaggtggccatGGGGTTCGTGCGTGTAGCCAACGAGGCCATGTGCCGGCCCATCCGTGCACTCACCCAG GCGCGAGGCCACGACCCCTCAGCCCACGTGCTGGCTTGCTTTGGGGGAGCCGGTGGGCAGCATGCTTGCGCCATCGCCCGGGCCCTGGGCATGGACACTGTGCACATTCACAG GCACAGCGGGCTGCTGTCGgcgctggggctggccctggcggACGTGGTGCATGAGGCGCAGgagccctgctccctgccctacACGCCGGACACCTTCCTGCAGCTGGACCAGAGGCTGAGCCGGCTGGAGGAGCAGTGTGTGGAggccctgcaggcccagggcttCCCCAG GTCCCAGATCAGCACCGAGAGCTTCCTGCACCTGCGTTACCAGGGCACGGACTGCGCACTCATGGTGGCTGCCCACCAGCACCCGCCCACCGCCCGCTCCCCCCGCGCCGGCGACTTCGGGGCAGCCTTCGTGGAGAG GTACATGAGGGAATTCGGCTTTGTCATCCCCGAGCGACCGGTCATGGTGGACGACGTGCGGGTGAGgggcactggccgcagcggtctTCATCTTGAGGATGCCCCCAAAGCCCAGACCGGGCCTCCCCGGGTGGACAAG ATGACCCAGTGCTATTTCGAGGGGGGCTATCAAGAGACCCCCGTGTACCTCCTCGGAGAGCTGGGCTATGGCCACAAGCTCCAGGGGCCCTGCCTCGTTATTGACAGCAACAg CACCATCCTGGTGGAGCCAGGTTGCCAGGCAGAGGTGACCGAGAGAGGGGACATCCGCATCTCTGTGGGGGCCGAGGCCCCGAGCACAGTGGGCACCCAGCTCGACCCCATCCAGCTGTCCATCTTCTCTCACCGCTTCATGAGCATTGCTG AGCAGATGGGCCGCATCCTGCAGCGCACGGCCATCTCCACCAACATCAAGGAGCGCCTGGACTTCTCCTGCGCCCTCTTCGGGCCCGACGGAGGGCTGGTCTCCAACGCCCCCCACATCCCTGTGCACCTGGGCGCCATGCAGGAAACGGTGCAGTTCCAG ATCCAGCACCTGGGGGCTGACCTGCACCCCGGGGACGTGCTTCTGAGCAACCACCCCAGCGCAGGGGGCAGCCATCTGCCAGACCTCACCGTCATCACCCCG GTGTTCTGGCCGGGTCAGACGCGGCCTGTGTTCTACGTGGCCAGCCGTGGGCACCACGCGGACATTGGGGGCATCACCCCGGGCTCCATGCCCCCACACTCCACCATGCTGCAGCAGGAAGGCGCCGTCTTCTTGTCCTTTAAGCTGGTCCAGGGGGGCGTCTTCCAGGAGGAGG CGGTGACCGAGGCCCTGCGGGCGCCCGGCAAGATCTCTGGCTGCAGCGGAACCAGGAACCTGCACGACAACCTCTCGGATCTGCGGGCACAGGTGGCAGCCAACCAGAAGGGCATCCAGCTGGTGGGGGAGCTCATCGGGCAGTACGGCCTGGACGTGGTGCAGGCCTACATGGGCCACATCCAG GCCAACGCCGAGCTGGCCGTGCGCGACATGCTGCGAGCCTTCGGAACCGCCCGCCAGGCGCAGGGTCTGCCTCTCGAGGTGTCGGCCGAGGACCACATGGACGACGGCTCCCCCATCCGCCTCCGGGTGCAGATCAACCTGAACCAG GGCAGCGCCGTGTTTGACTTCAGCAGCACCGGGCCCGAGGTGTTCGGCAACCTGAACGCGCCGCGCGCCATAACGCTGTCGGCGCTCATCTACTGCCTGCGCTGCCTGGTGGGCCGCGACATCCCGCTCAACCAG GGCTGCCTGGTGCCGGTGCGTGTGGTCATCCCTCCCGGCTCCATCCTGGACCCGTCCCCGGAGGCGGCCGTGGTGGGCGGCAACGTGCTCACGTCGCAGCGCGTGGTGGACGTCATCCTGGGGGCCTTCGGGGCCTGCGCCGCCTCCCAG GGCTGCATGAACAACGTGACCCTCGGCAACGCTCGCGTGGGCTACTACGAGACGgtggcgggcggcgcgggcgccGGCCCCGGCTGGCACGGACGCAGCGGCGTGCACAGCCACATGACCAACACGCGCATCACCGACCCCGAGATCCTGGAGAGACG GTACCCGGTCATCCTGCGCCGCTTTGAGCTGAGGCCGGGCTCTGGGGGCCGAGGCCGCTTCCGCGGCGGCGACGGCGTGGTCCGCGAGCTGCTCTTCCGCGAGGAGGCTCTGCTGTCGGTGCTGAGCGAGCGCCGCGCCTTCCGGCCCTACGGCCTCCACG GGGGCAAGCCTGGCGCCCGGGGCCTGAACCTGCTCATCCGCAAAGACGGCCGCACGGTGAATCTGGGCGGAAAGACGTCGGTCCCCGTGTACCCCGGG GACGTGTTCTGCCTGCACACGCCCGGCGGCGGCGGTTACGGAGACCCGGAGGACCCCGCGCCGCCCCCGGGCTCGCCCCCGCAGCCCGTGGCCTTTCCTGAGCGCGGCAGCGTGTACGAGTACCGGCGGGCGCAGGAAGCCGTGTGA